The genomic region TTACTTTTCTATTCATTCATTATCATGGttggataaaaaataataacacgGGGGATTTTACCCTCTAAAAACTGCTTGGAAAGAGCAAGGTCCCATACAATCCAATTTGACATATTTACAAACTCTTAATTCAATTTTCAGATCTCAAGATGCTATTCAACCATATGAATACAAAGAGAAGATCTCCGAAAGCATTGATGATAGTTCAAAGCTGAAGATTGCGATTGTCGGGTTTGGAAACTTTGCTCAGTTCCTTGCCAAAGCCTTCGTTCGACAAGGCCACTCAGTTTTAGCCTATTCTAGAACAGACTACTGTGCTGTGGCTCAGAAATTGAgagtttctttcttctctgaTGCTGATGATCTCTGTGAAGAGCATCCAGATGTTATTCTTTTATGTACTTCGATTCTTTCCACTGAAAAAGTTCTCAACTCATTGCCGCTACAGAGATTGAAGAGAAGCACCCTGTTTGTCGATGTACTATCAGTGAAAGAGTTTCCAAGGAACTtgtttcttcaaaatttaccCTCAGACTTTGATATTCTATGCACACATCCCATGTTTGGACCCGAAAGTGGTAAAAATGGATGGAAAGGTCTCGCTTTCGTTTTTGATAAAGTGAGGGTCGGAAGTGATGAAAAAAGGGTAGCAAGGTGCAATAGAGTCCTCGACGTTTTTGCTCGAGAAGGATGCCGGATGGTGGAGATGTCCTGTGCAGAACATGATTGGCATGCAGCAGGGTCACAGTTTATTACACACACGATGGGAAGGGTTTTGGAGAAGTTAAAGTTGGAGTCCACACCAATTAACACTAAAGGGTATGAAACTTTGTTGAATTTGGTGGAGAACACCGCTGGGGATAGCTTTGATCTTTATTATGGACTTTTTATGTACAATGTAAACGCCCTGGAACAACTAGAGAAGTTAGATTTGGCTTTTGAGTCATTGAAGAAGCAGCTCTTTGGTAGATTACATGGTCTCTTTCAGAGGCAATTGGTTGGAAATGCCGACGAGAAGCTTCAAGTACTTCAGAACGGGAAGGGTAAAGTTTTTCCTAAGAAATCAGTTGTGCCATATGGGGCCGCAATGCCTGCATCTCCCAAAGAGAAATTCCACGTTTTATGGGAGAATTCAGTACTGCAGGCATCCCCTGAAAATAGGCTTGAAGTTGTGGAGGAGAAGTCTGTTAGGAGAAATGGTGCTGCCCTTGCAACTTCTCCAGAAAGCGTCAGTTAGAATCAATTAAACTCTGTGTTGTTCTTCAATTCGTAAATAGTATGGCTGCTGCTTAAATTCTTAGCTGTAGACTAGCTTCAGTCTTCAGAAATTTTAACCAACATGGAATGTACGTGGTCCTCAAGAGCCCACAATCAGCTTATTCCAATAAGTTTGAATCAAAGCTGGTACCAATTGTAATAGGATATGATAAACACATCAAATTCATGAATGATAACTTCAACCAGACTCAAAAGTCATTAGGAAAAATTTAAGTAGCGTTTGGTACTTTataatgtaatgtgattacaaATAATGTGATTGTAAGCAATGtaattacatgaaaataatattgtaatatttaatatataagtaatataataattaaaatataaaaaaataatattacagtatttattttataaatattttacgagatatataatgttaatttttaaaactaccCTTATAACTTCCGGAAGGCATTGAATGGAATCCCTGGTACAGCCACAAACCCATATTCATGCAAACCGAGCAGCTGGTGAAGCCCTCCGATTtttgatattgttttgatcGAAAGGCCTTCCAAGCTGCAAAATATACAAAATGTTTTCAGCAAACAAGGAATGAAAGATAAATCAAaggcaaaaagaaagaacttaCAAGTGAAGGGGGCTAACATGGAGGAGACGGGAGTCAGGGGAAGGGAAGGAAGGGAGAAGGTCAGGAGAGATGAAAAGGGGCAGGCCTTTACAGGTGGAGAGGAGACGAGAAGGAGTCTCGATGGGGGTTGGGCAGCAGCCCAGGTGGAGCACACCTGCCCGTGCTCTTCCGTTGCTCCATGCCTTCACGGCGAACTTCATGCCACTGCTGTTAACGGAATCGGAGCGGGACCTAGGCCGTCTTCGGGGAGGGGAGCGGGGAGCAAGGATAGGGTTTTatgagtaatttttttaaaagatgatgagtaaaaatattttaaaaatattataaaatgtaatataatgtgattgtattaattttgaattgtaattatattgttatCAATAGATATAATGtgattgtaattttacattataatgatatgttataaaataaatattataatataatttaatttaatgtatTACAAAAAATTGACTTTATAACCCTAATACCAAAGACATCTTTAGTTTTTTGGAACAAAGTTGCTTGTATTAAATATCCTTGTTTGAAAGGTCTCCTTTCCATGCCAATTAAGTCTGCTCTACCCTACCTCTACTTTTTCACTACGTGCAAACATTGATCATATCATATATTGAGCAGAGCTGATCGAGGTGGCTTGACCCACTGCGACCGTCTCTAAATTATTCCCCACAGCAGACATGTTTTTGTgttctttcatttcttctttccctGAGAAACAGTGGGACCCCAAATTATCAAAAGTGCCAGCAAATTTTAACATGTTTTCCATCTTGTGACAAAACTAAAATACGAAATAGTAAGATGTTGAACTTTAATTAGTGGGGCAGGATATTTATAAAGAATTGTGAGCGATCTTTAATAGGATGTTTGGTTGGAGGAatgtcttatttttttaaaattttctttatgtttATAGAGGAAGGAATAGTCATTCTCTCTCTATTcccttaaaaattttttctttattttgctaatttgagttcaactcaagttaaaaattaaatcaaataaattttaaatttttgtattgttataaataaaagaaaaaaatttatttagtttttttatattattttatttcaacataatgtaatttatttatctaaatttgattttatatatgaaattttttctatagaataagaatttaaacttaatttttcaaaagaagataaattaatatacatattgtacaatcaaataatcaagtataaaaatatttatatatatgtttttaaatatttgacttattaataagtatatctATCAtctacataaaaatttatatttttcaaatattttttcaatttagtttctcaatatctcaattttatttaatttagtccctatgacaaaacataaaaaatattttttcaaaatttttttatctaccACATCATCATATTAATGCCATGTGACACTACCTTGTCATCAAATTGGTACCACGTGACATGTCACATCATCATGTGGGTGTCATGTCATTAAAATATGTCACATCAATACTGACGTCATCTttttaatggtaaaattagATGCTCTTAATAAGAAAGACTAAATTgaagtaattttcaaaatcaagtgactaaattattttgaattggaatagaagaattaaattgaataaaatatatgagtATAGAGATTTGGTGAGCATTTCTACCATTTAATTATTGTTGAGTTTGGTAAGAAGAACAAAATAGACAAAGTAAGGAAACAAAGATGATTTAACTAATTCTTACAATAGCcaagattataaaaaaataaagagtcaaaataaaaaaatttcaatgttaaacaataaaagaagATACATTGcaattttttgaatataataataaggaaaaatcaatatccccatttaccttttttttttctatcaaaTGTAGTGTAAGTGCATCACATATTGTAGTTAAACAGTTTTAAGACCTTACCATAGATgtttaaaaattgaagtttacaTGATTCATTAGAAGAAATTGTAATTGGACAATTAATTAGGAAAGATAAAAGGGCAGAAACAATCATAtgatcatcattttttttgagtaaaatacACTAATCCCTCCACTtttgattataattatatataagtctattaatttttaaaatgaatactttattcaaaaaaaatattttcattagaTGCATAAATAATGTGTTAGTcaattgttaatatttttgttaatttaataatgtgataatatttttataatatttattttttattaattttaaaaattatcactataataaattatatttaaaaatatttatatttttttctttttaaaacaaaacttCTTTTCGCTAGTAACGTTGCAGACCTAGCCTGATCTAGTGCTCCCTAAGAGAACGCAAGGAGATTTGGTAATATTTCGCATTTCAGGATTAGATCTAGTTGTACAGTGACCAATCGGTGTAAGGAAGCAACGttgattaaaaaaagagtagaaaaaaaaagtttttaaaatattttatattcaaacGTTAACGTTTATACGATTAGGATGaaatgttaattttaaaaattaataaattaaaatataattatgattaaaaaattgagtgatttttgtattttattttattttatgacgAGAGATGGAATCTGCTGACTGCTACGCGTTTATCTgttctccatttttttttcctacaCCAAATTGGAGTCATGTGGAACTGAAACCCCCACATGTAACTTCCTTTCTCAAATATGTAGTGAGTATtcaaagagagaagaaaataggaaaaaaacaaaaacagttcaccaaaaaaaaaccctagtCCTTAATAGCCGTTATTGATGGCCCTGAAGACCGAACCCTTCCACCGTCTGGCTGCTTATTGCCATTTTTGCCTCCATTACCAGAATTCTCTCTGCAAAACTAACAATGATTTCTCTTCCTTCTCTCCATCAATCTCTTTCAAAACCCTctgttttccttctttcttctccctcCCCACTTTTCCTCCAATCTCTCTTTTTGCTCCCAACATCAACAAAACCCATTTCCATCCATTCCTCCAAACCACTTCCCATCAAGTGTTGTTACTCCTCCACCACCACCTCCGCTGAACCCGCCCAAGAACATGTCCGACCCGTTTCTACCCTCAAGATAGCTATTATAGGCTTTGGCAACTACGGCCAATTCCTAGCTAAAACTCTCGTCTCTCAAGGCCACAAAGTTTTAGCCTACTCGAGATCCGACTATTCCCATGTCGCTAAAAGTTTGGGAGTTTCCTTCTTTATAAACCCCCACGACTTATGTGAACAACACCCACACGTTATCCTCCTTTGTACTTCAATTATCTCGACCGAACAAGTGTTGAGATCTCTTCCTTTACAAAGACTGAAACGGTCCACATTATTTGTCGACGTTTTATCCGTCAAAGAGTTCGCCAAGAATCTCCTCCTTGATTTCTTGCCCTCTGATTTCGACATCATTTGTTCCCATCCCATGTTCGGACCACAAAGCGCCAAACAAAGCTGGAAAGACCTCTTCTTTGTCTACGAAAAGGTTAGAATCGGAAACGAATCTTCCAGGGTTCAAAGATGTGAAGATTTTCTGGGAATATTTGAAAGTGAAGGTTGTAAAATGGTGGAAATGAGCTGTCAAGAGCACGACAAGTTTGCAGCGGGGTCACAGTTTATGACACACACGGTTGGGAGGGTGTTGGACATGTTGGGTTTGGAGTCAACGCCAATTAATACAAAGGGTTATGAGGCTTTGTTAGAATTGGTTGAGAATACTTGTAGGGATAGCTTTGATTTGTATTATGGCTTGTTTCTGTATAATAAGAGTGCTTTGGAGATGGTTGAGAGGTTGGATTTGGCTTTTGATGCTTTGAGGAATGAGCTTTTTGGGAGGTTGCATCATGTTGTGAGGAAACAGTTGTTCGAGAACGGAGAGAAGGGAAAGAGTCTGGAAGGAATTAGATACGAAAATGGTGCTGCTTTGGCTTCAAGCTCAAATCCTTTGAGGTAAGTTTGTAATGGATTGTATTATTCTGGCTTTAGTTCTtgcattttacttttttattttcttgaattGTTGATTCAATTCAACTTACATGGCATGTGATCGTAGTTGTCCTTTTAGCTTTAAAAGACTTTGTTAAAtgttaagataattatataattatcttaacaGACTTAAGGCCTTCCATTTCAAATGAAGTtaaataggaaaaattatCACAATAAGAATTTAGACTCTTTCAAGGTTTTACTGGTCCGCatttgtagaatatttttaaaagtagAGAAAATTTCCCCCAATTTAGTTAATGTTTGGTGTGGAGCAAATTTGGCTTTAGGAATACTTATCAAGATCATGGACGGAGTTGTTaggaaaaatgaatttcaatattatttttcttccttgacTTGTTTAATATCAGATTTAATTTGTAATCTTTGTGGAGTTTATCATTGATCTAGTATTAGCAGACCAGTAAAACTGCTTGGAAGAGCATAAGTGGGGAAAACTGTGCTGCAAAATCTGTTTTCGTAATATATTTACAAACTTTTACTGGAACTTTCAGATCTCAAGATGCTATTCTACCATATGAATTTAAAGGAAAGATATCTGAAAGTGTTGATGATAGTTCAAAACTCAAGATTGCAATTGTTGGATTTGGAAACTTCGGTCAGTTCCTTGCCAAAACCCTGGCTTGTCAGGGCCACTCAGTTTTAGCTTATTCAAGAACTGATTATAGAGATGCAGCTCAGAAATTGGgggtttctttcttctctgaCGCTAATGACCTTTGTGAAGAACATCCCGAAGTTATTCTTCTGTGTACCTCGATTCTTTCGACTGAAAAAGTTCTCAAGTCATTGCCACTTCAGAGATTGAAGAGAAGTACTCTGTTTGTTGATGTGCTGTCTGTGAAAGAGTTCCCAAGGAATTTGTTTCTTCAACATTTACCATCGGATTTTGATATTCTATGCACGCATCCCATGTTTGGACCAGAAAGTGGTAAAAATGGTTGGAattctcttccttttctttttgataagGTGAGGGTTGGAAGTGATGAAAGAAGAGTAGCTCGGTGTAATAAGTTCCTTGATATTTTTGCACGAGAAGGATGCCGAATGGTGGAGATGAGTTGTGCAGAACACGATCGGCATGCGGCAGGGTCACAGTTCATTACCCACACCATGGGCAGGGTTTTGGAGAAGTTAGAATTGGATTCTACGCCAATTAACACAAAAGGGTATGATACTTTGTTGAAGTTGGTGGAGAATACAGCTGGAGACAGCTTTGAACTTTATTATGGGCTGTTCATGTACAATGTGAATGCAATGGAACAGCTAGAGAGAATGGATTTTGCCTTTGAGTCATTGAAGAAGCAGCTCTTTGGTAGATTGCATGGTGTCCTTCGGAAGCAACTGTTTGGAAATTCAGAGAACTTTGAAGTTTTGAGGGAGAAATCTGTTGAGGGAAATGGTGCTGCACTTTCATCTTCTCCAGAGAGTGTTAAAATCAGTTAGCCCTATATTCTCGTCTTACATGTAAGTTGTATGGCTAATTCTTTCTTTATCTTATTAGAGGTTGCTACTATTTTTTGGGTCATTTTTAATAGTTATTTAATTGTCTAAAGCTCAAAATGCTTTTCAAgcgaaaaattttaaaatcaaggCTTTCAAGTTGACTCGTAAAGATGGTGCTTTGCTGGAGGGTATGGTAGTTTTGCTCCTGGCAACTGTTAGGGCTTGCaactaatttcttttcatataCATGTTCTGCTTCATGTATAACTTTGTCTGCTAGACTCAATTGCTTTATTTGGTTTGATAATTCATGGATCTTTACCAGGACACAAATATGTTATGCAATGCAATCATATTCGTTTCATCTCAGCTAAAATCTGTTTTGCTAAACAATAAATTTTGCCCCATTAACtttacctctctctctctctctctctctttccccTTTCAAATAGTATAATTGTGATTGAtattgtatatatacatatgtttCTTGTATGCATGTGTatttgtgaattttttttattatttattgatcAGTGTATCACTCTGATACTGATTTGGCATTGTTACCGACTCTTGTGAAggatttcacatttttttgtttacatCATGGTGACTGGGTCTCCCATGGCTCACTGGAATCAGCAGTGAAGAAGACCTTATTGGTGGTGTGCCAACCTCGTGCTTATCGTCATAGCTGCAAAAGTAAATTCTTTTTGTAAGTTTTTTACATACCGTGGGAACCAAATGATGCCAAGCTGAAGTTCAATTTCTGAATAAATTATATGGAAAGTGTAGACGGTAGACTAACAAAGAGCAATCAGCACTGAGATGGGCACGGGTCCTAGtcataagaaagaaaatgttgatgATCTGATTTCAGCTGAGTTATGGCCCTGGAAATGTGATGCTTCACTCCAAGTTTTgtcaaatttatttaattaccATATCCTGAGTTGTTCCTACGGTTTTCTTATATCATGCCATGTTGGAGGATgttgtaatattttttgttcatttattCTTTGGAAGAGGGAAGGGCGATTGTTGTGTCATTTATTTTCTGTAGCAATTGTGGTACTCCATTTTGTTGATGGGAGGAGCCCCACCGAATAATTGTCCCCATCTCATTGTGGTGATTATcatgaataaaagaaaatgcatTGATTCATTATTAGTACTTTAATCTCCTTTCTgcttttcaattataatagttATGCAATGGATTGTTTCTCTGCAAAGATCTTATTCTTGGCCTATAAGTACATACAGTCGACGTTGCAATCAATATAGTAAAAAATGAACTAACATGACAAATCtccatataaaatttaaacatagcTAATAGCCTTTTTCGTCGTTCAGCATCTCTTCTTAAATACAAACGAACCATGattgcaaaaaataaatattctaatttattttattatgtacaaaaaatattaaagtcatataataacaaaaaaagtaaatgaCATCTAGAGCACATTTCAACCCCATAAGTAAGCCATATGGTAAAATTGTCAATCATGGTGCGGCTGGGTTAAAGAGATAGACAAGGAAAAAGAGGGATGGCTAGTTCTAGTAGTTTAGTGTATAATGTTCTATTTTTAgtaaatttagaaaaatttaaaacttagaTTAACTTAATTAAGGTTTAGGGTAATTAAGCAATTAATAGAATGATTaaatttagattaaataaaaattagttaaattaattaagattctATTATAgggtttttaaagaatttaactaatcaaattaatgaaaaatgttttaattagtTGTTTAGcaatgaattaaatatttaaagtaaTTAAGGATTTAATgagttaattaaataatttagttaattaagtaatggaaCGTGCTACTATATAATTAagtaaataagaaattaattaaatgagtAATATGATGcataataatatatttcatttaaattaggGTTTAGGGCTTGgagaattaattaaataatttaagtaaataaaaataatcatgtattagtaattaatcaataaattaaattaataaattgggaaaattttaaaattatttaacttaagTAAGGTTGAGGGTAATTAAGCAATTAAttgaatgattaaatttagattaaataaaaattagttaatttaattaagattgTATTAGGgtaataaaaagaatttgactaatcaaattaatgaatacgtgttttaatttgttatctagcaatgaattaaatatttaaaataattaaggttttaatgagttaataaaataatttagttaattaagtaatggaacctattattatataattaagtaaataagaaattaattaaatgagtAATATGATGcataatattatatttcatttaaattaaggtttagggaattaattaaataattaattaaaattatctttcCTTCGAATTGAAATGCCAAAAtgttttaagtaaaatatatGAAGTTTAGAGACTTTTTAAGTGAATCTACTTCaaatttaatgtaaaaaagcatattttttccttttttNNNNNNNNNNNNNNNNNNNNNNNNNNNNNNNNNNNNNNNNNNNNNNNNNNNNNNNNNNNNNNNNNNNNNNNNNNNNNNNNNNNNNNNNNNNNNNNNNNNNNNNNNNNNNNNNNNNNNNNNNNNNNNNNNNNNNNNNNNNNNNNNNNNNNNNNNNNNNNNNNNNNNNNNNNNNNNNNNNNNNNNNNNNNNNNNNNNNNNNNNNNNNNNNNNNNNNNNNNNNNNNNNNNNNNNNNNNNNNNNNNNNNNNNNNNNNNNNNNNNNNNNNNNNNNNNNNNNNNNNNNNNNNNNNNNNNNNNNNNNNNNNNNNNNNNNNNNNNNNNNNNNNNNNNNNNNNNNNNNNNNNNNNNNNNNNNNNNNNNNNNNNNNNNNNNNNNNNNNNNNNNNNNNNNNNNNNNNNNNNNNNNNNNNNNNNNNNNNNNNNNNNNNNNNNNNNNNNNNNNNNNNNNNNNNNNNNNNNNNNNNNNNNNNNNNNNNNNNNNNNNNNNNNNNNNNNNNNNNNNNNNNNNNNNNNNNNNNNNNNNNNNNNNNNNNNNNNNNNNNNNNNNNNNNNNNNNNNNNNNNNNNNNNNNNNNNNNNNNNNNNNNNNNNNNNNNNNNNNNNNNNNNNNNNNNNNNNNNNNNNNNNNNNNNNNNNNNNNNNNNNNNNNNNNNNNNNNNNNNNNNNNNNNNNNNNNNNNNNNNNNNNNNNNNNNNNNNNNNNNNNNNNNNNNNNNNNNNNNNNNNNNNNNNNNNNNNNNNNNNNNNNNNNNNNNNNNNNNNNNNNNNNNNNNNNNNNNNNNNNNNNNNNNNNNNNNNNNNNNNNNNNNNNNNNNNNNNNNNNNNNNNNNNNNNNNNNNNNNNNNNNNNNNNNNNNNNNNNNNNNNNNNNNNNNNNNNNNNNNNNNNNNNNNNNNNNNNNNNNNNNNNNNNNNNNNNNNNNNNNNNNNNNNNNNNNNNNNNNNNNNNNNNNNNNNNNNNNNNNNNNNNNNNNNNNNNNNNNNNNNNNNNNNNNNNNNNNNNNNNNNNNNNNNNNNNNNNNNNNNNNNNNNNNNNNNNNNNNNNNNNNNNNNNNNNNNNNNNNNNNNNNNNNNNNNNNNNNNNNNNNNNNNNNNNNNNNNNNNNNNNNNNNNNNNNNNNNNNNNNNNNNNNNNNNNNNNNNNNNNNNNNNNCATACGATAGAGGAAGAAAATAGTTATGAGCAATGAATTGGGGAAGACGAGAGATCGGAAGCGTGATCGATTCATCCCCCATTGATCAAAGAGAAGGCTCTaaaaacaccaaaaaaaaaagggaaactgatgaagatgaattgacatgttcaaaattttaaaacaattgaaaaagagggaaattcatctttaaaatcatatgaaTTTCAGATGaggaattgattatttttcaccatttcaaaaaagaaaaagtttcgttgcctcagttttgaggagttcattttaaaGTTTCGGTGCCTCAGTTTTAAGGGGTTCATTTTTTAAAGTCtcgttgcctcagttttgaggagttcatttttaaagtctcattgcctcagttttgaggagttcatttttaaattctcgttgcctcagctttgaggagcTCACTTTTAAAAGTTCCCattgcctcagttttgaggagtttattttaaaagtcttgtggcctcagttttgaggaatttatatttttaaaaatatatatatatatatatatatatatatatatatatatatactgtaCAGACATAGGGTTTGAAGTTCCTTTTCCAGGCAAATTAGGCATAATCAACATTATACACAAAGagtaaattaagaaaatttaagaaattaatatcAGAAGCTAAAGTTGTTTATTTCCTTAAAGTTTAACTGATAACTGGGTTCAATTCTGAATGCTTTGGGTGCCACTTCTGAGTAcaacccaaaaaaataaaaaattgtcaGGAACATCAAAGTAGTGCTGCTTCTATAGGTCTCCTTCCTTTCTGGTAATATTGGAAGTAGATACTGACATAATCTTTAACTTTCTTGTATGATCTAGGCCTTGCCTCAGTAATGAGTTCGTCCACTGGTTCAATCTCTTGATCTGGATGTGGAATGCAGA from Theobroma cacao cultivar B97-61/B2 chromosome 9, Criollo_cocoa_genome_V2, whole genome shotgun sequence harbors:
- the LOC108663171 gene encoding uncharacterized protein LOC108663171; the encoded protein is MKFAVKAWSNGRARAGVLHLGCCPTPIETPSRLLSTCKGLPLFISPDLLPSFPSPDSRLLHVSPLHFLEGLSIKTISKIGGLHQLLGLHEYGFVAVPGIPFNAFRKL
- the LOC18588854 gene encoding arogenate dehydrogenase 1, chloroplastic encodes the protein MISLPSLHQSLSKPSVFLLSSPSPLFLQSLFLLPTSTKPISIHSSKPLPIKCCYSSTTTSAEPAQEHVRPVSTLKIAIIGFGNYGQFLAKTLVSQGHKVLAYSRSDYSHVAKSLGVSFFINPHDLCEQHPHVILLCTSIISTEQVLRSLPLQRLKRSTLFVDVLSVKEFAKNLLLDFLPSDFDIICSHPMFGPQSAKQSWKDLFFVYEKVRIGNESSRVQRCEDFLGIFESEGCKMVEMSCQEHDKFAAGSQFMTHTVGRVLDMLGLESTPINTKGYEALLELVENTCRDSFDLYYGLFLYNKSALEMVERLDLAFDALRNELFGRLHHVVRKQLFENGEKGKSLEGIRYENGAALASSSNPLRSQDAILPYEFKGKISESVDDSSKLKIAIVGFGNFGQFLAKTLACQGHSVLAYSRTDYRDAAQKLGVSFFSDANDLCEEHPEVILLCTSILSTEKVLKSLPLQRLKRSTLFVDVLSVKEFPRNLFLQHLPSDFDILCTHPMFGPESGKNGWNSLPFLFDKVRVGSDERRVARCNKFLDIFAREGCRMVEMSCAEHDRHAAGSQFITHTMGRVLEKLELDSTPINTKGYDTLLKLVENTAGDSFELYYGLFMYNVNAMEQLERMDFAFESLKKQLFGRLHGVLRKQLFGNSENFEVLREKSVEGNGAALSSSPESVKIS